A genomic window from Aquitalea aquatilis includes:
- a CDS encoding DNA polymerase III subunit chi yields the protein MTRIDFYTNVAQPQEFACKLAATVFRKQERLLVWLEDERALDTFSNRLWCLGDTQFIAHCRLDAAEAAQTPIWLTAELPPTLQHPVLLNLGAELPPAPQHFSRILEIVGTDEAALATARYRFKAYRTLGYEIQHHDMSHK from the coding sequence ATGACGCGGATTGATTTTTATACCAATGTGGCCCAGCCGCAGGAGTTCGCCTGCAAGCTGGCCGCAACGGTATTCCGCAAGCAAGAGCGCCTGCTGGTGTGGCTGGAAGATGAGCGGGCGCTGGACACCTTCAGCAACCGGCTGTGGTGTCTGGGCGATACCCAGTTCATTGCCCATTGCCGGCTGGATGCGGCCGAGGCGGCACAAACACCGATCTGGCTGACGGCCGAACTGCCGCCTACACTGCAGCATCCGGTACTGCTTAATCTGGGGGCGGAATTACCGCCCGCACCGCAGCATTTTTCCCGTATTCTGGAGATAGTGGGAACCGATGAGGCCGCTCTGGCCACAGCGCGCTACCGCTTCAAGGCCTATCGAACTCTGGGCTATGAAATCCAACATCACGACATGAGCCACAAGTGA
- a CDS encoding cob(I)yrinic acid a,c-diamide adenosyltransferase, translating to MGHRLSRIVTRTGDDGSTGLGDGSRVGKDSPRVRALGDVDELNSVIGVLLAEDLPEEVAQRLLAVQHDLFDLGSELAVPGYAALKPEHVVMLEEWVEVMNADLPMLKEFILPGGSRQAGLAHQARSVCRRAERAVVTAAHDSEVSTAARQYLNRLSDALFVLARHLNKALGRPDVLWQPHRRD from the coding sequence ATGGGGCATAGACTGTCACGCATTGTCACCCGTACCGGGGATGATGGCAGTACCGGGCTGGGAGATGGCAGCCGCGTGGGCAAGGATAGCCCGCGGGTGCGGGCGCTGGGTGATGTGGATGAGCTGAACTCGGTGATTGGCGTGCTGCTGGCGGAAGACTTGCCGGAAGAGGTCGCGCAGCGCCTGCTGGCCGTGCAGCATGATCTGTTCGATCTGGGCTCCGAGCTGGCCGTGCCGGGTTATGCCGCGCTCAAGCCTGAGCATGTGGTGATGCTGGAGGAGTGGGTGGAGGTCATGAATGCCGACCTGCCCATGCTGAAGGAGTTCATCCTGCCGGGTGGTTCGCGCCAGGCGGGTCTGGCGCATCAGGCCCGATCAGTATGCCGCCGTGCCGAGCGTGCCGTGGTGACTGCGGCGCATGACAGCGAGGTGTCGACGGCTGCCCGTCAGTATCTCAATCGCCTGTCCGATGCGCTGTTTGTACTGGCCCGTCACCTGAACAAGGCCCTAGGCCGGCCTGATGTGCTGTGGCAGCCGCATCGGCGCGACTGA
- a CDS encoding alpha/beta hydrolase, protein MHPRLELIHEAAQGTERDAPPLLFVHGAFCAAWCWQRTFLPWFAQQGFDCWAISLEGHGDSDGQQYLSAISIDDYVRNLDAAVKRIKRTPIMIGHSMGGFVLQQYLTSRTLPAAAFLASVPPTGLASSSLRLLTQAPGLLLNLNLYQQGSYNPAESELRDLLLSHDAPEATTALLTQCCQQESQRAVMDMTLVNPLAIRPIQPLPALVLGAAEDMLISPEDVVATAERLDVNAEILPHMGHMMMLDTRWERTAERLLQWLDTLHLPQKTEQSCHAPA, encoded by the coding sequence ATGCATCCACGCCTCGAATTGATCCATGAGGCAGCTCAAGGGACGGAGCGCGACGCTCCGCCCCTTTTGTTTGTCCACGGCGCGTTTTGCGCCGCCTGGTGCTGGCAGCGCACTTTCCTGCCCTGGTTTGCGCAGCAGGGTTTCGACTGCTGGGCCATCAGCCTGGAAGGCCACGGCGACAGCGATGGCCAGCAATACCTGTCCGCCATCAGCATTGATGACTACGTGCGCAATCTGGACGCCGCGGTGAAACGCATCAAGCGCACGCCCATCATGATCGGCCACTCGATGGGTGGTTTCGTGCTGCAACAATACCTGACCAGCCGTACCTTGCCAGCCGCCGCCTTCCTCGCCTCGGTTCCGCCCACCGGGCTGGCCTCCTCCAGCCTGCGCCTGCTGACCCAGGCACCGGGGCTGCTGCTGAACCTGAACCTGTATCAGCAAGGCAGTTACAACCCGGCGGAAAGCGAGCTGCGCGACCTGCTGTTGTCACACGATGCGCCAGAGGCCACGACAGCGCTGCTGACGCAGTGCTGCCAACAGGAAAGCCAGCGCGCAGTCATGGACATGACGCTGGTCAATCCGCTGGCCATCCGCCCGATACAACCTCTGCCCGCACTGGTACTGGGCGCGGCAGAAGACATGCTGATCTCGCCGGAAGATGTAGTGGCCACCGCCGAGCGTCTGGATGTCAATGCGGAAATCCTTCCACACATGGGCCATATGATGATGCTGGACACCCGCTGGGAGCGTACCGCCGAACGGCTGCTGCAATGGCTGGACACCCTGCATCTGCCACAGAAAACCGAACAAAGCTGCCACGCACCGGCCTGA
- a CDS encoding PhoH family protein — protein sequence MVSRKKSKTTKLFVLDTNVLLHDPTSLYRFEEHDVFIPIITLEELDAHKSGMSEVARNARQTSRFLDDIVSGCETKIEAGITLKNASREAATGKLILQTQAIHSVLPASLPVGKADNQILGIVMALKELHPERSVILVSKDINMRIKARALGLDAEDYFNDKVLQDSDLLYTGTREVDQTFWERNGKDMKSWQEQGRSYYQLKGPDVPNLHINQMLWQDGPQPLQARVSKVEGKVAVLQTLKDYSHHKNNVWGITARNREQNFALNLLMDPEVDFITLLGQAGTGKTLLTLAAGLAMTLEQKLYSEIIMTRVTVPVGEDIGFLPGTEEEKMAPWMGALEDNLDVLNKSDDDGGDWGRAATRDLVRSRIKVKSLNFMRGRTFLNKYLIIDEAQNLTPKQMKTLITRAGPGTKVVCLGNISQIDTPYLTEGSSGLTYVVDRFKGWEHSGHITLQRGERSRLADHAGEVL from the coding sequence ATGGTAAGCCGTAAGAAAAGCAAAACCACCAAGCTGTTCGTTCTGGACACCAATGTATTGCTGCACGACCCTACCAGCTTGTACCGCTTTGAAGAGCACGATGTTTTCATCCCCATCATCACCCTGGAAGAGCTGGACGCGCACAAGAGCGGCATGTCCGAAGTGGCACGCAATGCCCGCCAGACCAGCCGTTTCCTCGACGACATCGTCAGCGGCTGCGAAACCAAGATCGAAGCCGGCATCACCCTGAAAAATGCCAGCCGCGAAGCGGCTACCGGCAAACTCATCCTGCAGACCCAGGCCATTCACAGCGTACTGCCTGCATCACTACCGGTCGGCAAGGCCGACAACCAGATTCTTGGCATCGTGATGGCGCTGAAAGAGCTGCATCCGGAGCGCTCGGTCATCCTGGTGTCCAAAGACATCAATATGCGCATCAAGGCCCGCGCACTGGGGCTGGATGCCGAAGATTATTTCAACGACAAGGTGCTGCAGGATTCCGACCTGCTCTATACCGGCACCCGCGAAGTCGACCAGACCTTCTGGGAACGCAACGGCAAGGACATGAAGTCCTGGCAGGAACAGGGCCGCAGCTATTACCAGCTCAAAGGCCCGGACGTTCCCAACCTGCACATCAACCAGATGCTGTGGCAGGATGGCCCGCAGCCGCTGCAAGCGCGTGTCAGCAAGGTCGAGGGCAAAGTCGCCGTCCTGCAGACGCTGAAAGACTACAGCCACCACAAAAACAATGTCTGGGGCATTACCGCGCGCAACCGCGAACAGAACTTTGCCCTCAATTTGCTGATGGACCCCGAAGTGGACTTCATCACCCTGCTCGGTCAGGCTGGCACCGGCAAGACGCTGCTCACCCTGGCCGCCGGGCTGGCGATGACACTGGAGCAGAAGCTGTATTCGGAAATCATCATGACCCGGGTCACCGTGCCGGTAGGCGAAGACATCGGCTTCCTGCCCGGTACCGAAGAAGAGAAAATGGCCCCGTGGATGGGTGCGCTGGAGGACAACCTCGACGTGCTCAACAAGAGCGATGACGATGGCGGCGACTGGGGCCGTGCCGCCACCCGCGACCTGGTACGCTCACGCATCAAGGTCAAGTCGCTCAACTTCATGCGTGGCCGTACCTTCCTCAACAAATACCTGATCATCGACGAGGCGCAAAACCTGACGCCCAAGCAGATGAAGACACTGATCACTCGTGCAGGTCCGGGAACCAAGGTAGTCTGTCTGGGTAATATTTCGCAAATCGACACCCCCTACCTGACAGAAGGCAGTTCCGGTCTGACCTATGTGGTCGACCGCTTCAAGGGCTGGGAACATTCCGGCCATATCACCCTGCAACGCGGGGAACGTTCACGTCTGGCAGATCATGCTGGTGAGGTACTTTGA
- a CDS encoding peroxiredoxin, translated as MSGTACPDFTLPGTAGTTFSLSAAPKPLVIYFYPKDNTPGCTTETMDFRDLHSQFAAAGVSIVGISRDSLKSHENFKTKLELPFELLSDAEETVCTLLDVIKMKNMYGKQVRGIERSTFVIDAAGMIVREWRKVKVPGHAAEVLAFVNTL; from the coding sequence ATGTCAGGTACAGCCTGCCCCGACTTCACCCTGCCCGGCACAGCCGGCACCACGTTTTCCCTGTCTGCAGCCCCCAAGCCACTGGTGATTTACTTCTACCCCAAGGACAACACCCCCGGCTGCACCACTGAAACCATGGATTTTCGTGACCTGCACAGCCAGTTTGCCGCAGCAGGTGTCAGCATTGTCGGCATCTCCCGCGATAGTCTGAAATCGCACGAAAACTTCAAAACCAAGCTGGAATTGCCGTTTGAATTGCTGTCCGATGCGGAGGAAACGGTTTGCACCCTGCTTGATGTCATCAAAATGAAAAACATGTACGGCAAACAGGTAAGGGGAATCGAGCGCAGCACCTTCGTGATCGATGCCGCCGGCATGATTGTTCGTGAGTGGCGCAAGGTCAAAGTACCCGGCCACGCCGCTGAAGTTCTTGCCTTTGTAAACACTCTCTAA
- a CDS encoding Smr/MutS family protein, whose translation MEVLRHMVGLFEPAEHLGQFCRSGMPSQTLKRLRNGHWPVACQLDLHGMDRYQAQDALALFLHRARRRGPCLRIIHGKGFGSNGQPVLKKLVRSWLSHHPEVLAFCQASEEMGGDGALLVLIRRGQHEEYGSESG comes from the coding sequence ATGGAAGTACTGCGCCACATGGTTGGCCTGTTCGAACCCGCCGAGCACCTGGGACAGTTCTGCCGCAGCGGCATGCCCAGCCAGACCCTGAAGCGCCTGCGCAATGGCCACTGGCCGGTAGCCTGCCAGCTGGACCTGCATGGCATGGACCGCTACCAGGCGCAGGATGCACTGGCGCTGTTTTTGCACCGCGCGCGGCGGCGTGGCCCCTGTCTGCGCATCATTCACGGCAAGGGCTTTGGCTCCAACGGCCAGCCGGTATTGAAAAAGCTGGTGCGCTCCTGGCTCAGCCATCACCCGGAGGTGCTGGCGTTTTGCCAGGCCAGCGAGGAAATGGGCGGCGACGGCGCGCTACTGGTGTTGATACGACGTGGTCAGCACGAAGAATACGGCTCAGAATCCGGATGA
- the trxB gene encoding thioredoxin-disulfide reductase, producing MSDTRHSPLLILGSGPAGYTAAVYAARANLKPVLITGLAQGGQLMTTTEVDNWPADASGVMGPELMQRFQQHAERFGTEMIFDHIHTTHLHEKPIRLVGDAGEYTCDALIIATGASAKYLGLPSEEAFAGKGVSACATCDGFFYRNQDVAVVGGGNTAVEEALYLANIAKHVTLIHRRDSFRAEKIMIDKLMSRVAEGKITLKLNASLDEVLGDDSGVTGARLKFTDGSTEDIKLMGVFIAIGHQPNTDIFKGQLEMDATGYLITRGGREGNATLTSVDGVFAAGDVQDHIYRQAVTSAASGCQAALDAERYLDSLK from the coding sequence ATGAGCGACACCCGTCACAGCCCCCTCCTGATCCTTGGTTCCGGCCCTGCCGGCTATACCGCAGCCGTGTATGCCGCCCGCGCCAATCTGAAGCCTGTGCTGATCACCGGCCTTGCTCAAGGTGGCCAACTGATGACCACGACCGAAGTGGACAACTGGCCTGCCGATGCCAGCGGCGTGATGGGTCCTGAGCTGATGCAGCGCTTCCAGCAGCATGCCGAGCGCTTCGGTACGGAAATGATCTTCGATCACATCCACACCACTCATCTGCATGAAAAACCGATCCGCCTGGTTGGCGATGCCGGCGAATACACCTGCGATGCGCTCATCATCGCCACCGGCGCTTCCGCCAAATACCTGGGCCTGCCTTCCGAAGAAGCCTTTGCCGGCAAGGGCGTATCGGCCTGCGCCACCTGCGATGGTTTCTTCTACCGCAACCAGGATGTTGCCGTGGTGGGCGGCGGCAACACCGCCGTGGAAGAAGCACTGTATCTGGCCAATATCGCCAAGCATGTCACCCTGATTCACCGTCGCGACAGCTTCCGCGCCGAGAAGATCATGATCGACAAGCTGATGTCGCGCGTAGCTGAAGGCAAGATCACCCTCAAGCTGAACGCCAGCCTGGATGAAGTACTGGGCGACGACAGCGGCGTGACCGGTGCCCGTCTCAAATTTACCGACGGCAGCACGGAAGACATCAAGCTGATGGGCGTGTTCATCGCCATCGGCCACCAGCCGAATACCGATATCTTCAAGGGCCAGCTGGAAATGGATGCCACCGGCTACCTGATTACCCGTGGCGGCCGCGAAGGCAATGCCACCCTGACCAGCGTGGACGGTGTTTTCGCCGCCGGCGACGTACAGGACCACATCTACCGCCAGGCCGTCACCAGCGCGGCCTCCGGTTGCCAGGCCGCCCTGGATGCCGAGCGCTATCTAGATAGCCTGAAGTAA
- a CDS encoding tetratricopeptide repeat protein codes for MHCKNGVVLLLLFGLAMSAVAAEKPSLPGWASYQAGDYAAAFRTFKAGAERGDRVAQYDLAMLYWRGEGVPRNRELALKWLQQAVAAQLSSAQYVLAQVYESGDGLPRDMQRATRLFEAAARQGHRDAQVSVATQYYLGRGARQDYATAARWYLAAAEQGDVGAQYLLASQYEHGLGVKENWREAMRWYARAGEQGDRAGQLKAKALAAGHVGQ; via the coding sequence ATGCATTGCAAAAATGGAGTTGTCCTGCTGCTTCTGTTCGGGCTAGCCATGTCGGCCGTGGCTGCGGAAAAGCCGTCGTTGCCAGGGTGGGCCAGTTATCAGGCTGGAGATTATGCCGCTGCCTTCCGCACGTTCAAAGCCGGGGCCGAGCGTGGGGATAGGGTGGCGCAATATGATCTGGCCATGCTGTACTGGCGTGGCGAGGGCGTGCCGCGCAATCGGGAACTGGCCCTGAAATGGCTGCAGCAAGCGGTGGCCGCACAATTGTCATCGGCACAGTACGTACTGGCACAGGTCTATGAAAGTGGCGATGGCTTGCCGCGTGACATGCAGCGGGCCACCCGTCTGTTTGAAGCCGCTGCCAGGCAGGGGCATCGTGATGCGCAGGTGAGTGTGGCGACCCAGTATTACCTGGGGCGTGGTGCCCGGCAGGATTATGCCACTGCGGCGCGCTGGTATCTGGCGGCGGCCGAGCAGGGCGATGTGGGCGCGCAGTATCTGCTGGCCAGCCAGTATGAGCATGGGCTAGGCGTGAAGGAAAACTGGCGCGAAGCCATGCGCTGGTATGCCCGCGCCGGTGAGCAGGGAGATCGTGCCGGCCAGCTGAAAGCCAAGGCGTTGGCGGCTGGGCATGTCGGGCAATAA
- a CDS encoding TetR/AcrR family transcriptional regulator has translation MSVQDKNNQPEENSRRMELVRAAAKLFRDQGYERTTVRDLGNAVGLQSGSLFYHFRTKEEILVAVMALGISATTEQLGAAIARARNPRDKLSALFHVHLSSLLGDNQAALEVMLYEWRSVSAAAKPGLIVLRDRYEALWQEVLDEAAAAGLVKQDTRLLRRTLLGSLHWSVQWYKSEGELSVDELAERMLALVLLK, from the coding sequence ATGAGCGTACAAGACAAAAACAATCAGCCCGAAGAAAACAGCCGCCGCATGGAACTGGTGCGCGCTGCAGCCAAACTGTTTCGCGACCAGGGTTACGAACGCACCACGGTACGTGACCTGGGCAATGCCGTCGGCCTGCAATCCGGCAGCCTGTTCTATCATTTTCGTACCAAGGAAGAAATTCTGGTCGCCGTGATGGCACTGGGCATCAGCGCCACCACCGAGCAACTGGGCGCAGCCATCGCCAGGGCGCGCAACCCGCGCGACAAGCTGTCCGCACTGTTTCATGTCCACCTCAGCTCACTGCTGGGCGACAACCAGGCGGCACTGGAAGTCATGCTGTACGAATGGCGCAGCGTCTCCGCCGCCGCCAAACCGGGCCTGATCGTGCTGCGCGACCGCTACGAAGCACTGTGGCAGGAAGTGCTGGACGAAGCCGCCGCTGCCGGACTGGTCAAGCAGGATACCCGCCTGCTACGCCGCACCTTGCTGGGCAGCCTGCACTGGTCAGTGCAATGGTACAAATCCGAGGGCGAGCTGAGCGTCGATGAGCTGGCCGAGCGCATGCTGGCGCTGGTTTTGTTGAAGTAA
- the waaF gene encoding lipopolysaccharide heptosyltransferase II — MKKKILVIGPSWVGDSVMAQPLYQRLHQRHPGLELHVFAPAWTLPLLERMPEVAKAHLNPFGHGALRLRERWQTARKLKAEGFDQAIVLPNSIKSALIPLFAGIPLRTGFIGESRYWILNDSRELDEQELPMMVERFCALAEDRNKPLPRPIAHPALVTNAQSRQQTASRLQLDTSRPVVAFCPGAEYGPAKRWPARHFAELAKRFDAAGFAVWLFGSSKDQEIGAQIAQLADGKAINLCGSTGLEEAIDLMGLARLAVCNDSGLMHVAAALGKPLVALYGSSSPDFTPPLSEQAAVVSLNLDCSPCFERNCPYQHTNCLEQLQPDLAWQAAQRFLPELHTAPIQLTRST, encoded by the coding sequence ATGAAGAAAAAGATACTGGTCATTGGCCCCTCCTGGGTGGGCGACAGCGTCATGGCCCAGCCGCTGTATCAGCGCCTGCACCAACGCCATCCCGGCCTGGAGCTGCACGTATTTGCCCCAGCCTGGACCTTGCCCTTGCTGGAACGCATGCCCGAGGTCGCCAAGGCCCACCTCAACCCCTTTGGCCACGGCGCCTTGCGCCTGCGCGAGCGCTGGCAGACTGCCCGCAAGCTCAAGGCTGAAGGCTTTGACCAGGCCATTGTCCTGCCCAACTCGATCAAATCAGCGCTGATTCCGCTGTTTGCCGGCATTCCACTGCGCACCGGCTTCATCGGTGAATCGCGCTACTGGATTCTCAACGACAGTCGCGAGCTGGACGAGCAGGAATTGCCGATGATGGTTGAGCGCTTCTGCGCCCTGGCCGAAGACCGCAACAAACCGCTGCCACGCCCCATCGCCCACCCGGCACTGGTGACCAATGCCCAAAGCCGGCAACAGACCGCCAGCCGCCTGCAACTGGACACCAGCCGCCCGGTAGTCGCCTTCTGCCCTGGCGCGGAATACGGCCCGGCCAAACGCTGGCCGGCACGCCACTTTGCCGAACTGGCCAAACGCTTTGATGCCGCCGGCTTCGCCGTCTGGCTGTTCGGCTCCAGCAAGGATCAGGAAATCGGCGCCCAGATTGCCCAGCTGGCAGATGGCAAAGCCATCAATCTGTGCGGCAGCACCGGACTGGAAGAAGCCATCGACCTGATGGGCCTGGCCCGGCTGGCGGTGTGCAACGACTCCGGTCTGATGCACGTCGCCGCCGCACTAGGCAAGCCGCTGGTTGCGCTGTATGGCTCATCCAGCCCGGACTTCACCCCACCACTGTCCGAGCAGGCCGCCGTAGTCAGCCTTAACCTGGACTGCAGCCCCTGCTTCGAACGCAACTGTCCTTACCAGCACACCAACTGCCTGGAACAGCTGCAACCAGACCTCGCCTGGCAGGCCGCGCAGCGCTTTCTGCCCGAGCTGCACACCGCCCCCATTCAACTGACCCGCAGCACATAG
- a CDS encoding zinc-finger domain-containing protein: MAELKENTRRVIEVTAKDLPLHCPMPDMVAWNSHPRVFLPVHKTGEALCPYCGTQYKLTGPVGHHH; encoded by the coding sequence ATGGCTGAACTGAAAGAAAACACCCGGCGCGTCATCGAAGTGACCGCCAAAGACCTGCCCCTGCACTGCCCGATGCCGGACATGGTGGCCTGGAATTCGCATCCGCGCGTCTTCCTGCCCGTACACAAGACCGGCGAAGCACTCTGCCCCTATTGCGGCACCCAGTACAAGCTGACCGGCCCGGTTGGTCATCATCACTGA
- a CDS encoding branched-chain amino acid transaminase, with protein sequence MSMADRDGFIWYDGKLVDWRDATTHVLTHTLHYGMGVFEGVRAYETPKGPAIFRLQDHTDRLFRSAKILGMDLPFSKDDINQAHLDVVKANKLQSCYFRPMAFYGSGKLGVAPKKDDVRIIVAAWPWGAYLGEEGLEKGIRVKTSSFTRHHVNITMCKAKANGNYMNSILANNEATADGYDEALLLDVDGFVAEGSGENIFIVRKGKLYTPDLTSALEGITRDTVVQIAQEQGLEIIEKRITRDEVYSADEAFFTGTAAEVTPIRELDRRAIGEGSRGPITAAIQQKYFNIVKGLDAEHEHWLTYVK encoded by the coding sequence ATGTCGATGGCAGATCGTGACGGATTCATCTGGTATGACGGCAAACTGGTTGACTGGCGCGACGCCACCACCCATGTGCTGACCCACACCCTCCACTACGGCATGGGCGTGTTCGAAGGCGTGCGTGCCTATGAAACCCCCAAAGGCCCGGCAATTTTCCGTCTGCAGGATCACACCGATCGTCTGTTCCGCTCCGCCAAAATCCTGGGCATGGACCTGCCCTTCAGCAAGGACGACATCAACCAGGCCCACCTGGACGTGGTGAAAGCCAACAAGCTGCAATCCTGCTACTTCCGCCCCATGGCCTTCTATGGTTCGGGCAAGCTGGGCGTGGCCCCGAAAAAAGACGACGTGCGCATCATCGTGGCCGCCTGGCCGTGGGGTGCCTATCTGGGGGAAGAAGGTCTGGAAAAGGGCATTCGCGTCAAGACTTCGTCCTTTACCCGCCACCACGTCAACATCACCATGTGCAAGGCCAAGGCCAACGGCAACTACATGAACTCCATCCTCGCCAATAACGAGGCCACGGCAGACGGCTACGACGAAGCCCTGCTGCTGGATGTGGACGGTTTCGTGGCCGAAGGCTCGGGTGAAAACATCTTCATCGTGCGCAAGGGCAAGCTGTACACCCCGGACCTCACCTCCGCGCTGGAAGGCATCACCCGCGACACCGTGGTGCAGATCGCGCAGGAACAGGGCCTGGAAATCATTGAAAAACGCATTACCCGCGACGAAGTGTATAGCGCCGACGAAGCCTTCTTCACCGGCACCGCCGCCGAAGTCACCCCGATTCGCGAACTGGATCGCCGCGCCATCGGCGAAGGCAGCCGTGGCCCGATCACCGCAGCCATCCAGCAGAAATACTTCAATATCGTGAAGGGCCTCGATGCCGAACACGAACACTGGCTGACCTACGTCAAGTAA